One window of the Methanocaldococcus vulcanius M7 genome contains the following:
- a CDS encoding 50S ribosomal protein L1: MDREALLQAVKEARELAKPRNFTQSFEFIATLKEIDMRKPENRIKEEVVLPHGRGKEAKIAVIGTGDLAKQAEELGLTVIRKEEIEELGKNKRKLRKIANAHDFFIAQADLMPLIGRYMGVILGPRGKMPKPVPANANIKPLVERLKKTVVINTRDKPYFQVLVGNEKMTDEQVVDNIEAILNVVAKKYEKGLYHLKDAYVKLTMGPAVKVRKEKAKKK, translated from the coding sequence ATGGATAGAGAAGCACTACTACAAGCGGTGAAGGAGGCTCGCGAACTCGCGAAGCCGAGGAACTTCACACAGTCCTTCGAATTTATAGCAACGCTAAAAGAAATCGACATGAGAAAACCAGAAAATAGAATAAAAGAAGAAGTTGTCTTACCACACGGTAGAGGAAAAGAAGCAAAAATAGCAGTCATCGGAACTGGAGATCTTGCAAAACAGGCAGAAGAATTGGGATTAACAGTAATTAGAAAAGAAGAAATCGAAGAATTAGGTAAAAATAAAAGAAAATTAAGAAAAATAGCTAACGCTCACGACTTCTTTATTGCTCAGGCAGATTTAATGCCTCTTATTGGAAGATATATGGGGGTTATCTTAGGTCCAAGAGGAAAGATGCCAAAACCAGTTCCAGCAAATGCGAACATAAAACCATTAGTTGAAAGATTAAAGAAAACAGTTGTTATAAACACGAGAGACAAACCATATTTCCAGGTCTTAGTAGGAAATGAAAAGATGACTGATGAACAAGTAGTTGATAACATTGAAGCAATTTTAAACGTAGTTGCTAAGAAGTATGAAAAAGGTCTCTATCATTTAAAAGACGCATACGTTAAGTTGACCATGGGACCTGCTGTAAAAGTTAGAAAAGAAAAAGCAAAAAAGAAATAA
- a CDS encoding DNA adenine methylase, whose product MEIKPFLKWAGGKTQILSQIDENLPNDLKEGKIKKYIEPFVGAGAVLFYLLQKYKFKDVVINDNNEDLCLCYKIIKNDVDGLIDELLSLKNEFIKLSDKKRREFYYNVRDEFNKNKNKDDSDEVKRVAQFIFLNKTCYNGLYRVNKKGEFNVPYGRYKNPKIFNEENLKNVSKLLKNVKILCGDFEIVDEYVDDKSFVYFDPPYKPLNKTSYFTAYTKYKFNDSDQIRLAEFYKKLDKRGAKLMLSNSYNVEFFENLYNGFNIKKVVAKRMINCKGTGRSNIYELLILNYYL is encoded by the coding sequence ATGGAAATCAAACCATTTTTAAAATGGGCTGGAGGAAAAACACAAATTTTAAGTCAAATAGATGAAAATTTACCGAACGATTTAAAAGAAGGAAAAATTAAAAAATATATTGAGCCATTTGTAGGTGCAGGGGCAGTTTTATTTTATCTTTTGCAAAAATATAAATTTAAAGACGTTGTTATTAATGACAATAATGAGGATTTATGCTTATGCTATAAGATTATTAAAAATGACGTTGATGGATTAATTGATGAGTTGCTATCTCTAAAAAATGAATTTATAAAATTAAGTGATAAAAAAAGGAGAGAATTTTACTATAACGTTAGGGATGAATTTAATAAAAATAAAAATAAGGATGATTCTGATGAAGTAAAAAGAGTAGCACAATTCATATTTTTAAATAAAACGTGTTATAATGGGCTATATAGGGTTAATAAAAAAGGAGAATTTAATGTTCCTTATGGGAGATACAAAAATCCAAAAATATTCAATGAAGAAAATTTAAAAAACGTTTCAAAACTATTAAAGAATGTTAAAATCCTCTGTGGGGACTTTGAAATTGTTGATGAGTATGTTGATGATAAAAGCTTTGTTTACTTTGATCCACCATATAAGCCGTTAAATAAGACATCCTACTTTACAGCATATACAAAATATAAGTTTAATGATAGCGATCAAATAAGATTAGCAGAATTTTACAAGAAATTAGATAAGAGAGGAGCTAAATTAATGTTAAGCAACTCTTATAATGTTGAATTCTTTGAAAATCTTTATAATGGTTTTAATATAAAAAAAGTTGTTGCTAAAAGAATGATCAACTGCAAAGGAACAGGAAGATCAAATATTTATGAACTTTTGATATTGAACTACTACCTATAA
- the hisH gene encoding imidazole glycerol phosphate synthase subunit HisH, which translates to MIGIIDYNAGNLRSIKKAIELYDKAIITKNKEDLLSCDKVVLPGVGNFGTAMKNLSPLVNAINTIISEKIPFLGICLGMQVLFNESEEKEGIKGLGLIKGKVVRFKNVEKLPHMGWNNVKIVNDCPLFEGIADNSYFYFVHSYYVNPDENCVVGKTTYGLEFPSVVNKNNIFATQFHPEKSGKIGLKLIENFIELI; encoded by the coding sequence ATGATAGGTATTATCGACTACAACGCTGGAAACCTAAGAAGTATAAAAAAAGCCATTGAATTATACGACAAAGCAATAATAACAAAAAATAAAGAGGATCTACTTTCTTGTGATAAGGTGGTTTTACCGGGAGTTGGAAATTTCGGAACTGCAATGAAAAACCTCTCCCCTCTTGTAAATGCAATCAATACAATTATATCTGAGAAAATTCCATTTTTAGGGATATGTTTAGGTATGCAAGTCCTATTCAACGAGAGTGAGGAAAAAGAAGGAATCAAAGGTCTTGGTCTTATAAAAGGAAAGGTTGTTAGATTTAAAAATGTCGAAAAATTGCCACATATGGGATGGAATAATGTAAAAATTGTTAATGACTGTCCATTGTTTGAGGGCATCGCAGATAATAGCTATTTTTACTTTGTTCACTCATATTATGTAAATCCTGACGAAAACTGCGTTGTGGGTAAAACTACATATGGATTAGAGTTTCCAAGCGTTGTAAATAAAAATAATATCTTTGCAACTCAATTTCATCCTGAGAAAAGTGGAAAAATAGGATTAAAACTTATAGAAAACTTTATTGAATTGATCTGA
- a CDS encoding 50S ribosomal protein L10 translates to METKVQAHVAPWKLEEVKTLKGLIKSKPVVAIVDMMDVPAPQLQEIRDKIRDKVKLRMSRNTLIVRALNEVAEELNNPKLAELANYVERGAAILVTDMNPFRLYKMLEENKSPAPVRGGQIAPCDIKVEKGSTGMPPGPFLGELKSVGIPAAIEKGKIAIKEDKVVVKKGEVVSPKLAAVLDRLGIKPVKVGLNVLAVYEDGIIYTPDVLKVDEDKLLADIQTAYQNAFNLAFNTAYPAKEVLPFLIQKAFMDARALSIETAFITKETAGDILAKAQSQALALASKLPEDAIDEEIKEKISSIEVSSAPTVEETKEEEKKEEEKKEEDTGAAGLALLF, encoded by the coding sequence ATGGAAACAAAAGTGCAAGCACACGTAGCCCCGTGGAAACTGGAAGAGGTCAAAACACTCAAGGGGCTTATTAAAAGTAAGCCAGTAGTTGCTATTGTAGATATGATGGATGTTCCTGCCCCTCAACTTCAAGAAATTAGAGATAAAATCAGAGATAAAGTTAAATTGAGAATGTCAAGAAATACATTAATTGTAAGAGCCCTGAATGAAGTTGCAGAAGAATTAAACAATCCAAAATTGGCGGAATTGGCAAACTATGTTGAAAGAGGGGCAGCGATATTAGTTACAGATATGAATCCATTTAGATTGTATAAGATGTTAGAAGAGAATAAAAGCCCCGCTCCTGTAAGAGGAGGGCAAATAGCTCCTTGTGATATTAAAGTTGAGAAGGGCTCTACAGGAATGCCTCCAGGACCTTTCTTAGGAGAACTTAAAAGTGTTGGCATTCCTGCTGCAATAGAAAAAGGTAAAATTGCAATTAAAGAAGATAAAGTTGTTGTCAAAAAAGGAGAGGTTGTTTCTCCAAAATTAGCAGCTGTCTTAGATAGATTAGGAATTAAACCTGTGAAAGTTGGTTTGAACGTCTTAGCTGTTTATGAAGATGGAATTATTTACACACCAGATGTCTTAAAGGTTGATGAAGACAAACTATTGGCAGATATTCAAACGGCTTACCAAAACGCGTTTAATTTAGCATTTAACACAGCTTATCCAGCAAAAGAGGTCTTGCCATTCTTGATACAGAAGGCATTTATGGATGCAAGAGCTTTATCAATAGAGACGGCATTTATAACCAAAGAAACAGCTGGAGATATATTAGCGAAGGCACAATCTCAAGCATTGGCATTGGCTTCCAAATTACCTGAAGATGCAATAGATGAAGAAATTAAAGAAAAAATATCCTCAATTGAGGTCTCTTCAGCTCCAACAGTAGAAGAGACAAAAGAAGAAGAGAAAAAAGAGGAAGAGAAGAAAGAAGAAGATACTGGGGCTGCTGGATTGGCCCTATTGTTCTAA
- a CDS encoding DUF2334 domain-containing protein gives MKNKRFKKFYFYSILVLSLILMMFLFSSPFEQKNISNKNDEKPIILIHDVSPVYFKDLKEIVRIIDKHHFQNRTYLFIIVNHANDHNLKNYPKFVNYLHELEKEGYHIEFHAYNHIGDEFNCNKTVAEEKLNLSFKIMKECKFNVSKIKYFIPPRYKISKDAEDVFLDRNISIILKTTLITTKNGSPIEYPITNREYTWYLPENLLIIVEPISIIDYKLCTLKKEKFFLSIHPRAINYGGGLEFLDYFLNETS, from the coding sequence ATGAAAAATAAACGATTTAAAAAGTTTTATTTTTATTCAATTTTGGTCTTGTCTTTAATTTTAATGATGTTTCTTTTTTCTTCTCCTTTCGAACAAAAAAATATTAGCAACAAAAATGATGAAAAGCCAATAATCTTAATACATGATGTTTCACCAGTTTATTTTAAAGATCTAAAAGAGATTGTAAGGATTATAGATAAACATCATTTTCAGAACAGAACTTATTTATTTATCATTGTTAACCATGCAAATGATCATAACTTAAAAAATTATCCAAAATTTGTAAATTACTTACACGAATTAGAGAAAGAAGGGTATCATATCGAATTTCATGCATATAATCATATTGGAGATGAATTTAATTGCAATAAAACAGTGGCAGAGGAGAAGTTAAACCTATCTTTTAAAATCATGAAAGAGTGTAAATTTAACGTTAGTAAAATTAAATACTTCATACCTCCAAGATATAAGATCTCAAAAGATGCAGAAGATGTGTTTTTGGACAGGAATATCTCAATAATATTAAAAACAACGTTAATCACCACAAAAAATGGATCTCCAATTGAATACCCTATTACAAATAGAGAATATACATGGTATTTGCCAGAAAATCTCTTAATCATCGTTGAACCAATTTCAATAATTGATTACAAACTTTGCACTTTAAAAAAAGAAAAATTTTTCCTTTCCATTCATCCAAGAGCCATTAACTATGGAGGGGGATTGGAGTTTTTAGATTATTTTCTAAATGAAACGAGTTAA
- a CDS encoding pyruvate kinase alpha/beta domain-containing protein → MKLFEYPGVQNTDETLKIAIERAKKGDIKSIVVASSTGETAKKLLDLLEKENLDLNVVVITYHQGFHGEDVISMDKDVEEELKKRGAKIFRGSHALSGVERGISNKLGGYGPVQVIAETLRTFGQGVKVCYEITIMACDAGLIKAKEEVIAIGGTSKGADTAMVIKPANMNTFFNIEAREILCMPRKKKKCE, encoded by the coding sequence ATGAAACTCTTTGAGTATCCAGGGGTTCAAAATACTGATGAAACGTTAAAAATAGCCATTGAAAGAGCTAAGAAAGGAGATATAAAAAGTATAGTTGTTGCCTCATCAACAGGAGAAACAGCTAAAAAATTGCTTGATTTGTTAGAAAAGGAGAACTTAGACCTAAATGTTGTTGTTATCACATATCATCAAGGATTCCATGGAGAGGATGTAATATCAATGGATAAAGATGTTGAGGAAGAGTTAAAGAAACGCGGAGCTAAGATATTTAGAGGCAGTCATGCTTTGAGTGGTGTTGAGAGGGGAATATCCAACAAATTGGGAGGATATGGGCCAGTTCAAGTTATTGCTGAAACGTTAAGGACATTTGGACAGGGAGTTAAGGTTTGTTATGAGATTACAATTATGGCCTGTGATGCTGGCTTAATAAAAGCAAAAGAAGAGGTTATTGCTATTGGAGGAACTTCAAAAGGAGCGGACACTGCAATGGTTATAAAACCTGCAAATATGAACACATTCTTTAATATAGAAGCAAGAGAGATCTTATGTATGCCAAGAAAAAAGAAAAAATGTGAATAA
- a CDS encoding homocitrate synthase family protein: MDFLFENSWKAICPYNPKLDLKDIYIYDTTLRDGEQTPGVCFTKEQKLEIARKLDELGLKQIEAGFPIVSEREADIVKTIANEGLNADILALCRALKKDIDKAIECDVDGIITFIATSPLHLKYKFNNKSLDEILEMGVSAVEYAKEHGLFVAFSAEDATRTPIEDLIKVHKAAEEAGADRVHIADTTGCATPQSMEFICRTLKENLKKSHIGVHCHNDFGFAVINSIYGLIGGAKAVSTTVNGIGERAGNASLEELIMALTVLYDVDLELNLEVLPELCRMVEKYSGIKMPKNKPIVGELVFAHESGIHVDAVIENPLTYEPFLPEKIGVKRNILLGKHSGCRAVAYKLKLMGIDYDKEMLCEIVKKVKEIREEGKFITDEIFRNIVEEVLKNKKNSAQGE; the protein is encoded by the coding sequence ATGGATTTTCTATTTGAGAATAGTTGGAAAGCTATCTGCCCATACAATCCAAAATTAGATTTAAAAGATATTTACATTTACGACACAACTCTAAGAGATGGAGAACAAACCCCCGGAGTTTGCTTTACCAAAGAACAAAAATTAGAGATTGCGAGAAAATTGGATGAGCTTGGTTTAAAGCAGATTGAGGCAGGTTTTCCAATTGTCTCTGAAAGAGAGGCAGATATTGTTAAAACCATAGCCAATGAAGGTCTTAATGCCGATATATTGGCTTTATGCAGAGCTTTAAAGAAAGATATAGATAAAGCAATAGAGTGCGATGTAGATGGAATAATTACCTTTATAGCAACATCCCCACTGCATTTAAAATACAAATTCAACAACAAGAGTTTAGATGAAATATTAGAGATGGGAGTTAGTGCAGTTGAATATGCCAAAGAACATGGTTTATTTGTTGCCTTCTCTGCAGAAGATGCGACAAGGACACCAATAGAGGATTTGATTAAAGTGCATAAAGCCGCCGAAGAAGCAGGAGCAGATAGAGTTCATATAGCAGATACGACTGGCTGTGCTACACCTCAAAGTATGGAATTTATATGTAGAACATTAAAAGAAAATTTAAAAAAATCCCATATTGGAGTGCATTGCCATAACGACTTTGGGTTTGCAGTTATAAATTCAATATATGGATTAATTGGAGGGGCTAAGGCGGTCTCAACAACAGTTAACGGTATAGGAGAAAGGGCGGGAAACGCCTCATTAGAAGAGTTAATCATGGCCTTAACTGTTTTATATGATGTTGATTTGGAATTAAATTTAGAGGTTTTGCCAGAGTTATGCAGAATGGTTGAAAAATATTCAGGAATAAAGATGCCAAAAAACAAACCAATAGTTGGAGAGCTTGTATTCGCTCATGAAAGTGGAATTCACGTTGATGCCGTTATAGAAAATCCTCTAACATATGAACCATTCCTTCCGGAAAAAATAGGAGTTAAGAGGAATATTTTATTAGGAAAGCATTCTGGTTGTAGAGCTGTTGCATATAAGTTAAAACTTATGGGTATAGATTACGATAAAGAAATGTTATGTGAGATCGTTAAAAAGGTTAAAGAGATCAGAGAAGAGGGAAAATTTATAACTGATGAAATATTTAGAAATATTGTCGAAGAGGTTTTAAAGAACAAGAAAAATTCAGCTCAAGGTGAATAA
- the cyaB gene encoding class IV adenylate cyclase — translation MIEVEVKVKIDNKEEISKKLKELGFKYIKKKFQEDIYFNGIDRDFKKTDEALRIRDEDGNFFITYKGPKLDNISKTREEIEVKIEDKEKMRKILKKLGFKEVPPIRKIREIYKKGDIEASIDEVDSLGTFLELEKPVKSMEEKDNALKEILTILKALNISNDNIIRKSYLELRGSQ, via the coding sequence ATGATCGAAGTTGAAGTAAAGGTAAAAATTGATAATAAAGAAGAAATTTCAAAAAAATTAAAAGAACTTGGATTTAAATACATTAAAAAGAAATTCCAAGAAGATATTTACTTCAATGGAATAGATCGGGACTTTAAAAAAACTGATGAAGCTTTAAGGATCAGAGATGAAGATGGAAATTTCTTTATCACATATAAAGGACCAAAACTTGATAACATATCAAAAACAAGAGAGGAAATTGAAGTCAAAATTGAAGATAAAGAAAAAATGAGAAAAATTTTAAAAAAACTTGGATTTAAAGAAGTCCCTCCGATTAGAAAAATTAGGGAGATTTATAAAAAGGGAGATATTGAAGCAAGTATTGATGAAGTAGATTCACTTGGGACATTTTTAGAATTGGAAAAACCAGTAAAAAGTATGGAAGAAAAAGATAATGCATTGAAAGAGATCCTAACTATACTGAAAGCTTTAAATATAAGTAATGACAATATTATTAGGAAATCATACTTGGAGCTAAGGGGGTCGCAATGA
- a CDS encoding radical SAM protein: MDIEEVLENAKKAFKITKKHFGNTVSFERALFLGWHCNLKEPCKFCYMSTQKDKIKDPKKARRRLESILAEAILMKRIGWKLEFISGGYGYTSKEINNIAEMIAYTQKCKQYLNVGVVDLDNINLGVIEGVVGAVETVSKNRDSICPGKPLDKIIDNLLKAKDLGLKTGITIILGLGETEEDIEKLLNLIEELDLNKITFYSLNPQKGTIYENKPSVSTIEYMQWVSSVRLNFPDIKIITGVWVDKIPMISPLIMSGSNVITKFPLFSVFGTKEAHWIEKEIRSTGKELLGTFTDVDVLAGKKVLGKTPYIEEEISISSENLKKIENLEEKINEKIESYILKVLKKIKAN, translated from the coding sequence ATGGACATTGAAGAAGTTTTAGAAAATGCAAAAAAAGCATTTAAGATAACAAAAAAACATTTTGGAAATACAGTTAGTTTTGAGAGAGCATTGTTTTTAGGATGGCACTGTAATTTAAAAGAACCATGTAAATTTTGTTATATGTCCACTCAAAAGGATAAAATAAAGGATCCAAAAAAGGCAAGGAGGAGATTGGAAAGTATTTTGGCTGAGGCAATTTTAATGAAGAGAATTGGATGGAAATTAGAGTTTATATCTGGAGGGTATGGATACACATCAAAGGAAATAAACAACATTGCAGAGATGATCGCCTATACTCAAAAGTGTAAACAGTATCTAAACGTTGGAGTTGTAGATTTAGATAACATCAATTTGGGTGTAATAGAAGGAGTTGTAGGGGCAGTGGAAACAGTTAGTAAGAACAGAGATAGTATCTGCCCTGGAAAACCACTGGATAAGATTATAGATAACTTACTAAAAGCTAAGGACTTGGGTTTGAAAACAGGAATAACCATAATTTTAGGGCTTGGAGAGACGGAAGAGGATATTGAGAAATTGTTAAATTTAATAGAGGAGTTAGATTTAAATAAAATAACCTTTTATTCATTAAACCCACAAAAAGGGACAATATATGAAAATAAGCCCTCTGTCTCTACAATAGAGTATATGCAGTGGGTATCGTCCGTTAGATTAAACTTTCCAGATATTAAAATAATAACCGGAGTTTGGGTTGATAAAATTCCAATGATAAGCCCACTGATCATGAGTGGGTCTAATGTAATAACAAAATTTCCATTATTCTCTGTTTTTGGAACAAAAGAAGCACATTGGATAGAAAAAGAAATTAGATCAACAGGAAAGGAACTATTGGGAACATTTACAGATGTGGATGTTTTAGCTGGAAAAAAAGTGTTAGGAAAAACCCCATACATAGAGGAAGAAATAAGCATAAGTAGCGAAAACTTAAAAAAGATTGAAAATCTCGAAGAAAAGATAAATGAAAAAATAGAAAGTTATATTCTTAAAGTTTTAAAGAAGATTAAAGCCAATTAA
- the rpl12p gene encoding 50S ribosomal protein P1, with the protein MEYIYAALLLHSAGKEITEDAIKAVLSAAGVDVDEARVKALVAGLEGVDIEEAIANAAMPVAAAPVAAAPAAEETKEEEKKEEEKKEEDTGAAVAGLAALFG; encoded by the coding sequence ATGGAATATATATACGCAGCTTTATTATTACACAGTGCAGGAAAAGAAATCACAGAAGATGCAATTAAAGCAGTTTTATCAGCTGCTGGTGTAGATGTAGATGAGGCAAGAGTTAAGGCATTAGTTGCAGGTTTAGAAGGAGTAGATATTGAAGAGGCAATCGCAAACGCTGCAATGCCTGTCGCAGCTGCTCCAGTTGCCGCAGCTCCAGCAGCAGAAGAGACAAAAGAAGAAGAGAAAAAAGAGGAAGAGAAGAAAGAAGAAGACACAGGAGCAGCAGTTGCAGGATTGGCTGCTTTATTCGGATAA
- the aroA gene encoding 3-phosphoshikimate 1-carboxyvinyltransferase codes for MLVINKTSRLEGSVKAPPSKSYTHRAVIGASLADGVSRIINPLWGADCLSSVYGCKMLGAEIELKKEEDEWIVKGGKLKTPDNVIDIGNSGTTLRILTSIASQIPRGYAVLTGDDSIRKRPMQPLLDALKQLNINAFSSKLDGTAPIIVKSGKIEGNKVKIRGDISSQFITSLMMFLPFNKEDTEIILTSPLKSKPYIDITIDILSTFGIKIKETENGFLVYGNQEYKAIDYIVEGDYSSASYLIAAGVLINSNITIENLFANSKQGDKAIINIVKEMGADVKVKKDKVIIEGEYNLEGIDVDVRDIPDLVPTIAVLGCFAEGKTEIYNGEHVRLKECDRLNACATELKKMGADIKEKPDGLIIRGVKKLRGAKLNTYHDHRLVMAFTVAGLKAEGKTIIEGEDAVKISFPNFVNVMKSLGAKIEVIR; via the coding sequence TTGTTAGTGATAAATAAAACCAGCAGATTAGAGGGGAGCGTTAAAGCCCCTCCATCAAAATCATATACGCATAGGGCGGTTATTGGTGCCTCATTAGCTGATGGAGTTAGCAGGATCATAAATCCGCTTTGGGGAGCGGATTGTTTATCATCAGTTTATGGATGTAAAATGTTAGGAGCAGAGATTGAACTAAAAAAAGAGGAAGATGAATGGATTGTTAAAGGAGGAAAACTAAAAACCCCAGATAATGTTATCGATATTGGAAACAGTGGAACAACCTTAAGAATTTTAACATCCATTGCCTCACAGATTCCCCGAGGATATGCTGTTTTAACAGGAGATGACTCTATAAGAAAAAGACCAATGCAACCCTTATTAGATGCTTTAAAGCAATTAAATATCAACGCGTTTTCATCGAAATTAGATGGAACTGCCCCAATAATAGTCAAAAGTGGAAAAATTGAGGGAAATAAGGTAAAGATTAGAGGAGACATTAGCTCCCAATTTATAACCTCTTTAATGATGTTCCTTCCATTTAATAAAGAAGATACTGAGATTATTTTAACATCTCCTTTAAAGTCAAAACCTTATATAGATATAACAATAGATATTCTCAGCACATTTGGCATAAAAATCAAAGAAACAGAAAACGGATTTTTGGTTTATGGAAATCAAGAGTATAAAGCAATTGACTATATTGTTGAAGGAGATTACTCTTCAGCATCTTATCTAATTGCTGCTGGAGTTTTAATAAATTCAAATATCACCATTGAAAACCTATTTGCTAACTCAAAGCAAGGAGATAAAGCAATAATTAATATTGTAAAAGAAATGGGGGCAGATGTTAAAGTTAAAAAGGATAAAGTAATTATTGAAGGAGAATACAACTTAGAGGGTATAGATGTAGATGTTAGAGATATTCCTGACTTAGTCCCAACAATTGCAGTTCTTGGATGCTTTGCAGAAGGAAAAACTGAAATTTATAATGGAGAGCATGTTAGATTAAAGGAATGCGATAGGTTGAATGCCTGTGCAACTGAACTAAAAAAGATGGGTGCGGATATTAAAGAAAAACCAGATGGTTTAATTATAAGAGGAGTTAAAAAACTAAGAGGGGCTAAGTTAAACACCTATCATGATCATAGGTTAGTTATGGCATTCACAGTAGCAGGATTAAAGGCGGAGGGAAAAACAATAATTGAAGGAGAGGATGCAGTGAAAATATCCTTCCCAAACTTTGTTAATGTTATGAAAAGTTTAGGAGCTAAAATTGAGGTAATAAGATGA
- a CDS encoding sulfide-dependent adenosine diphosphate thiazole synthase, with amino-acid sequence MNLKEIKLNADETKTTKAILKASFDMWMDIVEADVVIVGSGPSGLTCARYLAKEGFKVVVLERHLAFGGGTWGGGMGFPYIAVEEPADELLREIGVNLIDMGDGYYVADSVEVPAKLAVAAMNAGAKILTGIVVEDLILREEGVAGVVINSYAIERAGLHIDPLTIRSKVVVDATGHEASVVNTLVKKNKLEADVPGEKSMWAEKGENALLRNTREVYPNLFVCGMAANASHGGYRMGAVFGGMYLSGKLCAELIIEKLKRE; translated from the coding sequence ATGAATTTAAAAGAAATAAAACTTAATGCAGACGAAACTAAAACAACAAAGGCAATATTAAAAGCAAGTTTTGATATGTGGATGGACATAGTTGAAGCAGACGTTGTTATAGTAGGTTCAGGGCCAAGTGGTTTGACATGTGCAAGATATTTAGCAAAAGAGGGCTTTAAAGTTGTTGTTTTAGAGAGACATTTAGCATTTGGTGGAGGAACGTGGGGAGGAGGAATGGGATTTCCATACATTGCAGTTGAGGAGCCAGCAGATGAGTTGTTGAGAGAGATTGGAGTTAACTTAATAGATATGGGAGACGGTTATTACGTTGCCGATTCTGTTGAAGTTCCTGCTAAATTGGCAGTTGCGGCAATGAACGCGGGGGCTAAAATATTAACCGGAATAGTTGTTGAAGATCTGATTTTAAGAGAAGAAGGAGTTGCAGGTGTTGTTATAAATAGTTATGCAATTGAAAGAGCGGGGTTGCATATTGATCCACTAACCATAAGAAGTAAAGTGGTTGTTGACGCTACCGGGCATGAGGCATCAGTTGTTAATACGTTAGTAAAGAAAAATAAGTTAGAAGCAGATGTTCCTGGAGAGAAATCAATGTGGGCAGAGAAAGGAGAAAACGCCCTATTAAGAAACACAAGAGAGGTTTATCCAAATCTTTTCGTATGTGGAATGGCTGCTAACGCTTCTCATGGAGGTTATAGAATGGGAGCAGTGTTTGGAGGAATGTATCTCTCTGGAAAATTATGTGCTGAGTTGATTATCGAAAAATTAAAAAGGGAGTAA
- a CDS encoding TATA-box-binding protein, with protein sequence MEPEIKIVNVVVSTKIGDNIDLEEVALILENAEYEPEQFPGLVCRLSVPKVALLIFRSGKVNCTGAKSKEEAEIAIKKIIKELKDAGIEVIENPEIKIQNMVATADLGIEPNLDDIALMVEGTEYEPEQFPGLVYRLDDPKVVVLIFGSGKVVITGLKSEEDAKRALNKILETIKEVQEL encoded by the coding sequence ATGGAACCAGAAATTAAAATTGTTAATGTTGTTGTTTCAACTAAAATAGGAGATAATATTGACTTAGAAGAGGTAGCCCTAATATTAGAAAACGCAGAATATGAGCCAGAGCAATTCCCAGGTCTTGTTTGTAGATTAAGCGTGCCAAAAGTTGCTTTATTAATATTTAGAAGTGGAAAAGTAAATTGCACCGGTGCAAAAAGTAAAGAAGAGGCAGAAATAGCAATTAAAAAGATAATAAAAGAGTTAAAAGATGCAGGTATAGAAGTTATTGAAAATCCTGAAATAAAGATCCAAAATATGGTCGCAACTGCTGATTTAGGGATTGAGCCAAACTTGGATGATATTGCCTTGATGGTAGAAGGAACAGAATATGAGCCAGAGCAATTCCCAGGTCTTGTTTATAGATTAGACGATCCAAAAGTCGTGGTTTTGATTTTTGGTAGTGGAAAAGTTGTTATAACAGGTTTAAAAAGTGAAGAAGATGCTAAAAGAGCATTGAACAAAATATTGGAGACAATAAAAGAAGTTCAAGAGTTATAA